Proteins from one Robertmurraya sp. FSL R5-0851 genomic window:
- a CDS encoding response regulator transcription factor, which produces MGADDYLYGNVYQEEFSARIEAVLRRSGNDKQIVELNQLVWDKRLLELKYQQKVIPLAPKEFNIIGVLLQKPEKVFTNEELVLAVWGNKDKVDSKTLHSYIRNIRGKMRDAAYPVDLHLITVWGVGYRWHSLQDTTN; this is translated from the coding sequence ATGGGGGCAGATGATTATTTATATGGTAACGTTTATCAAGAAGAATTTAGTGCCCGTATAGAAGCAGTTTTAAGACGATCTGGAAACGACAAACAAATAGTTGAATTAAACCAATTAGTATGGGACAAGAGATTATTAGAGCTAAAATACCAGCAAAAAGTAATACCGCTGGCCCCGAAAGAGTTCAATATAATTGGGGTCCTTCTACAAAAACCTGAAAAAGTGTTTACAAATGAAGAGCTCGTTTTAGCTGTGTGGGGGAACAAAGATAAGGTGGACTCAAAAACTTTACATTCCTATATCAGAAATATAAGGGGCAAAATGAGGGACGCAGCATATCCAGTAGATTTGCATCTTATTACTGTATGGGGTGTTGGGTACCGTTGGCATTCACTTCAAGACACTACTAACTGA
- a CDS encoding AbrB/MazE/SpoVT family DNA-binding domain-containing protein, translating into MYSLYCRRLLKTGQISIPKEVEDELNIMEGQFLSLYREGNRIVIVKQHSNPTLNQCIYSYRKISLPIELRRLAGFTCGMLLALNYCKNEQKILIQAHG; encoded by the coding sequence GTGTACTCGTTGTACTGTAGACGTTTACTAAAAACCGGTCAAATTTCAATTCCAAAAGAAGTCGAGGATGAGCTTAATATTATGGAAGGACAATTCCTTTCTTTATACAGAGAAGGTAACAGAATTGTTATTGTTAAACAGCATTCTAACCCTACTTTAAACCAATGTATTTATAGTTATAGGAAAATATCATTACCCATAGAGTTACGTAGATTAGCAGGTTTTACATGTGGGATGCTATTGGCACTAAATTACTGTAAAAACGAACAAAAGATATTAATACAAGCCCACGGTTAA